The genomic window AAGAATTCCTGCGCAGCACCGGCCTGATGTAACCCATTACACGGGTGCCAGGCACAGCCTTGGCACCCCACGGAGTGACCCATGAGCACCTCTGAACACCTGCGCGTCGCCGTGGCGCAATACAACCCGGGTCTGCTGGCAATAGACGCAAACTTCTCCAGGCACGCCGACCTTATTCGTCAGGCACAGCACGACGACCAGGAACTGCTGCTGTTTCCGGAACTCTCGCTAACCGGCTATCAGCTGGGCCGCCAGACGCCCGATGCCGCCATGGGGCGGGACGATGCACGCCTGCTCGAACTGGCGCGTATAGCGCCGGAAATGACCCTGGTACTGGGCTTCGTCGAACAGGCGAGCCCTGGCGAGTACTACAACGCCATCGCCTACCTGCGGGGCGGCCAGGTCATCAAGGTCTATCGCAAGATCAACCTGCCGACCTATGGCGGTCTCGAAGAAGGTAAATGGTATCACCCGGGGGAGGACTTGGCACAGGTCGAGTGCAAACCCCAGTGGCAAGCCAGCGGCCTGATCTGCGCCGACCTGTGGAACCCGGCGCTGGTGCACTGCGCCATGCTGCGCCGGCCCGAGCTACTGCTGGCACCGGTGAACTCCGCCAGCGGTATTGTCAGCCAGGACTTTTCCAACGAGCAGAACTGGGAAACCAACATTCGCTTCTACGCCATGCTCTACGGCGTGCCGGTACTGATGGCCAACCGCTACGGCGCCGAAGGCGACGCCTGGTTCTGGGGCGGCAGCCGCATTCTTGGCCCCCGCGGCGAAGTACTGGCCCAGGCCGAAGATCGCGAATGCCTGATCAGCGCTACCCTTGACCTGCCCTCAATCGCCGCGGCCCGTTTCGACCACCCGGCCATGCGCGACGCCAACACGCCACTGATCAAACGGCTGCTGGATACCTGATCCGACCGCCCTCTCCACTCCACACTGCTGCCCCGAACCCGCCGGCCCCCTTTATCCGGCAAAGAATCCTGCACCCCATGGAAGCCATCATGCAGCCTGTTATCGATTTTATTCACCGCCTGACGTTTGACGACCTGCCCGACGACGTCATTACCCAGGCGCAGCACTGCCTGCTCGATCTGGCGGGTGTTGCCGTGGCCGGTCACGCGACCCGCCTTAGCCAGATCCTCGAAAATTTTGTCTGCAGTCAGTATCCGGGAGATGTGCCCTTGCTGTTCAGCAACCGCAGCGCCAGCGCCTGCGGTGCAACCCTGTTTGGCGCCATGCTGATCGACAGCCTCGATGCCCACGATGGACAGGTGCTGACCAAAGGGCATGTGGGCGTGGCCATTTTGCCGGCGCTGCTGGCCGCCGCCCATGAGCGCGAACAGCAGGGCCAGGCCATCGATGGCCGCGAATTCATCGCCAGCCTGGTGCTGGGCTACGAGATCGCCACCCGCGCCGGCATCGCCCTGCACCGTACCGCCTGCGACTATCACACCTCCGGCGCCTGGAATGGTATCGGCGTCGCTGCGGTGGTCGCACGGCTGCGCGGGCTGGACGCCAGCCAGACCCAGGAGGCCCTGGGCACCGCCGAATTTTACGGGCCGCGCAGCCAGATGATGCGCTGTATCGATCATCCCACCATGCTCAAGGACGGTTCGGGCTGGGGCGCGATGGGCGGCATGAGCGCGGCACTGCTGGCAGAAGCCGGCTTTACCGGATCACCGGCGCTGACACTGAGTGATGCGGCGGTAGCGGACATCTGGGAGGACCTGGGGCAGCGCTGGTACATTCTGGAACAGTACTTCAAGGCCTACCCGGTATGCCGCTGGGCCCAACCTGCCGTAGAGGCCGTGCGTGAACTGCGCAGATACCCCGGCTTTGACGTCCAGCGCATTCGCGAAATTCATATCCACAGCTTTCACGAAGCCACCCGGCTGCACAAGGTACATCCCGAAACCACCGAGCACGCCCAGTACAGCCTGCCGTTCTCCGTCGCCTCGGCGCTGCTGGACGACACCATTTCAGCCCAGGCCATCGCCGAGACCGATGCGGGGCTGTTTCACCCCCGACGCCGGGCGCTTGCCGGCATGATTCGCATGCACGAAAACGCCGATTACAATGCCCTCTTCCCGGCCGAGCGCTGGGCCCATGCGCGCCTGGTGATGGACGATGGCAGCATATTGGAATCGAAACCCGCCATCGCCAGGGGCAACCCGGAAAACCCGCTGACACTGGATGAGCTGATCGACAAGTTCCACAGCCTCAGCGCCCCGCAGCTGCCGGCGGGTCTGCGCACACAGATTCAACAGCAATCGCTGAGCCTGCAAACACTGGATCGCGCAGCCTTAAACGGTTTCATCAAACTGCTGTCTTCGCCACTGCTGCCATCAACAGGCAGCCCGCGCTAAGCCATCCGTTGCTGATAAGCTGCAGATAAAAAGAACCCGCCTGATGGCGGGTTCTTTCGTTCGGCGTTCAAGCGTAAAGCGCTCGAGCTCCCCGGATATCAGAATCCGTACAGCCGCGCCGGGTTATCGACCAGGATTTTCTGGCGCACAGCTGCGTCCGGTGCCCAGTCCGCCAACAGATCCAGCAGATCGCCGTCGTTGGGCATTGGCCGCGAAAAGTGCGGGTGCGGCCAGTCTGAACCCCAGACGCAGCGCTCGACATTCGCTTCAATCAGCGCCCGGGCAAAGGGCACCACATCACTGTAGGGCGGGTACTCCTGGGCACTAAGGCGATAGGCGCCGGACAGCTTGACCCAGGCCTGGCCATCTTGCAGCAGGCGCAGCAACGCCTGAAAACCCGGATGATCCAGCCCCTG from Marinobacterium aestuarii includes these protein-coding regions:
- a CDS encoding nitrilase-related carbon-nitrogen hydrolase, giving the protein MSTSEHLRVAVAQYNPGLLAIDANFSRHADLIRQAQHDDQELLLFPELSLTGYQLGRQTPDAAMGRDDARLLELARIAPEMTLVLGFVEQASPGEYYNAIAYLRGGQVIKVYRKINLPTYGGLEEGKWYHPGEDLAQVECKPQWQASGLICADLWNPALVHCAMLRRPELLLAPVNSASGIVSQDFSNEQNWETNIRFYAMLYGVPVLMANRYGAEGDAWFWGGSRILGPRGEVLAQAEDRECLISATLDLPSIAAARFDHPAMRDANTPLIKRLLDT
- a CDS encoding MmgE/PrpD family protein, translated to MQPVIDFIHRLTFDDLPDDVITQAQHCLLDLAGVAVAGHATRLSQILENFVCSQYPGDVPLLFSNRSASACGATLFGAMLIDSLDAHDGQVLTKGHVGVAILPALLAAAHEREQQGQAIDGREFIASLVLGYEIATRAGIALHRTACDYHTSGAWNGIGVAAVVARLRGLDASQTQEALGTAEFYGPRSQMMRCIDHPTMLKDGSGWGAMGGMSAALLAEAGFTGSPALTLSDAAVADIWEDLGQRWYILEQYFKAYPVCRWAQPAVEAVRELRRYPGFDVQRIREIHIHSFHEATRLHKVHPETTEHAQYSLPFSVASALLDDTISAQAIAETDAGLFHPRRRALAGMIRMHENADYNALFPAERWAHARLVMDDGSILESKPAIARGNPENPLTLDELIDKFHSLSAPQLPAGLRTQIQQQSLSLQTLDRAALNGFIKLLSSPLLPSTGSPR